From Heliomicrobium modesticaldum Ice1, a single genomic window includes:
- a CDS encoding S8 family peptidase, protein METRRPLLIFPNPEQANRDKKSQFNPPRMHLPTPGRQGERLTPKFDELERVFAARNAVLQDDPMGTTPEQVLVLETVGSIDDFINAVKRIEGLEWMAELDEKFDADDEFFLEEKPEKAIGGRVYLVLTNQQALRSLLSLWRQYLANPQVKFQHGQGKWKKLFQHLRDIRHWDSEDRLKDTGVEDYWRERLGFGEERVRFEVELWFRHQGIDQQRSERSLRVVVEELGGLIISRTLIPEIQYHGVLAELPILQIQHILDRVDLRLLKCDQVMFFRPTGQAEIAYPDEDEVGEETLPQTDAFITDDEPVVALLDGLPLENHPLLSGRIIVDDPDGWASEYEARERKHGTAMASLIINSDLEEGKPPLNRRIYVRPILKPLGFEGNRAEEMPIDCLPIDLVHRAIKRIFEGDGEEGPQAPRVKIINLSIADRNRPFDRVMSPWARLIDWLSWQYKVLILVSGGNQLDDLQIEGSRQELQRLTAEELEEKVLQAVVRQARQRRLLSPAEAINALTVGATHEDAVTHFEARRRINPIVTQGLPSPISPVGLGYRRAIKPDVLMPGGKQLYQEPMMGQGTETPLKLLSFPGIAPGHKVACPGVQPGISPSAAFLCGTSNATALATRTTAQLYEYIVGVLRGEEGGEQLQDRYLAVLLKALFTHGAEWGAAFERFERLFCTPDNSRTFKEYAARFFGYGRVNLERLFWCTDQRATLIGCGELRDGEGHVYRVPLPPSLSGRMDNRRLIVTLAWLSPIDVGRQAYRKAALWFDPPGEALGVSRQNAQWQAVRRGTLQHEVLEGEAAVAYTDGAFMEIKINCRADAGPLTEPVPYGLAVTLSVKEDVNLPVYQEIFERLRTVVTIAPNT, encoded by the coding sequence ATGGAGACAAGGCGACCGCTGCTGATTTTTCCCAATCCGGAACAGGCCAACCGAGATAAAAAATCTCAGTTTAATCCGCCACGTATGCACTTGCCGACGCCAGGCCGTCAAGGAGAGCGACTGACACCGAAATTCGATGAGTTGGAAAGGGTTTTCGCTGCCAGGAACGCCGTGCTACAGGACGATCCGATGGGTACAACGCCTGAGCAGGTATTGGTATTAGAGACAGTAGGCTCGATAGATGACTTTATTAATGCTGTCAAGAGAATCGAAGGATTGGAGTGGATGGCGGAACTCGATGAAAAATTTGATGCTGACGACGAATTCTTTCTGGAAGAAAAGCCTGAAAAAGCAATAGGCGGAAGGGTATATCTGGTCTTAACGAATCAACAGGCATTACGGTCCCTCCTGTCACTTTGGCGACAATACCTCGCAAATCCTCAAGTTAAATTTCAGCACGGTCAAGGCAAATGGAAAAAACTATTTCAACATCTTCGTGATATTCGCCATTGGGATTCGGAAGATCGGTTGAAGGATACGGGTGTTGAGGATTACTGGCGAGAACGGCTTGGATTCGGTGAAGAACGAGTACGGTTTGAAGTAGAGTTATGGTTTCGGCATCAAGGCATCGATCAACAGAGGAGTGAACGTTCGCTCCGCGTTGTCGTTGAGGAATTAGGCGGACTTATCATCTCCAGAACATTGATTCCGGAGATACAGTACCATGGTGTCCTGGCCGAATTACCGATCCTGCAGATTCAGCATATCTTAGATCGTGTCGATTTGCGTCTCTTAAAATGTGATCAGGTCATGTTCTTTCGTCCAACCGGCCAAGCTGAAATCGCTTATCCCGATGAAGATGAAGTCGGTGAAGAAACGTTACCTCAGACGGATGCGTTTATTACCGATGATGAGCCGGTAGTCGCTCTGCTGGACGGGTTGCCTTTAGAAAACCATCCGCTTCTTTCGGGTCGAATCATTGTAGACGACCCTGACGGATGGGCTTCTGAGTATGAGGCGAGAGAGCGAAAGCATGGAACCGCGATGGCTTCTTTGATTATCAATAGCGATCTCGAAGAAGGGAAGCCTCCGTTGAATCGTCGGATTTATGTGAGGCCAATTCTGAAGCCGTTGGGGTTTGAAGGTAATCGGGCAGAGGAGATGCCCATCGATTGTTTGCCTATCGATCTGGTACATAGAGCGATCAAAAGAATCTTTGAAGGGGACGGAGAGGAAGGACCGCAGGCTCCGCGAGTAAAGATCATTAATCTTTCGATTGCCGACAGAAATCGACCCTTCGATCGGGTAATGAGCCCGTGGGCCCGGTTAATCGATTGGCTGTCCTGGCAATACAAAGTGCTTATTCTGGTAAGCGGCGGAAACCAACTGGATGATTTGCAAATCGAAGGTTCCCGCCAGGAATTACAACGGTTGACTGCTGAAGAATTAGAAGAAAAGGTGCTTCAAGCAGTTGTGAGGCAGGCGCGGCAACGTCGATTGCTCTCACCGGCAGAAGCCATCAATGCTTTGACGGTGGGCGCTACTCATGAAGACGCCGTTACCCATTTTGAAGCGCGTAGAAGAATTAATCCCATCGTTACACAAGGCTTGCCGAGCCCGATTAGCCCAGTCGGTTTGGGCTATCGAAGGGCGATAAAACCGGATGTTTTAATGCCCGGTGGAAAGCAACTCTATCAGGAACCGATGATGGGGCAAGGGACGGAAACCCCCCTTAAGTTGCTCTCATTTCCGGGGATCGCACCCGGTCATAAGGTGGCATGTCCCGGAGTTCAGCCTGGAATCTCACCGAGCGCAGCCTTCCTATGCGGGACAAGCAATGCTACGGCTTTGGCTACGCGAACAACGGCCCAGCTTTACGAGTATATCGTTGGAGTACTTAGAGGAGAAGAGGGCGGAGAGCAGCTTCAAGATCGATACCTAGCTGTGCTCCTAAAGGCATTGTTCACACATGGGGCAGAGTGGGGAGCGGCTTTCGAACGGTTTGAACGGTTGTTTTGCACACCTGACAACAGTCGCACTTTTAAAGAGTACGCGGCTCGCTTTTTCGGGTATGGTCGGGTAAACCTGGAAAGATTGTTTTGGTGTACAGACCAACGCGCCACATTAATTGGATGCGGAGAACTACGCGATGGAGAAGGTCATGTTTACCGTGTTCCATTGCCACCATCCCTCAGCGGAAGAATGGATAATCGTCGACTCATTGTTACGTTGGCATGGCTAAGCCCGATTGATGTGGGACGCCAAGCTTACCGCAAGGCTGCACTCTGGTTCGATCCGCCTGGTGAAGCATTGGGCGTTTCCAGGCAGAATGCACAATGGCAAGCTGTGCGAAGAGGAACGCTTCAGCATGAGGTACTCGAAGGAGAGGCTGCTGTAGCCTATACTGATGGGGCGTTCATGGAGATAAAGATCAATTGCCGAGCTGATGCAGGGCCTTTGACTGAGCCGGTTCCCTATGGGTTAGCCGTAACGCTGTCGGTTAAAGAGGACGTCAATCTTCCCGTTTATCAAGAAATTTTTGAACGGCTCAGAACCGTTGTTACGATTGCCCCAAACACGTAA
- a CDS encoding AAA family ATPase: MARSDLLLSLVRAGATGNEMLFRKTVEAMAAEERAKQHHILADRLLENMRTPSNGHLQTKQHLSDERLQNLFYEITPRRSLRDLILPEHVLNACKELIEEQHRMELLRTYNLEPRHRLLLVGPPGNGKTALAEALAEALMVPLIQVRYEGVIGSYLGETSQRLKRLFEYIRNRRCLVFFDEFDAIGKERGDNHETGEIKRVVSTLLMQIDDLPSHVVVVTATNHAELLDRAVWRRFQLRLSLPTPTRKALEEWFQRFEARMGKPLGFAPRTLAEKLRGLSFAEVEEFCADVQRRYVLSLPQADMKSIIAERLKQWKSRYCPSADEIGAMEDGDKATAADFSQSGTGQPR; this comes from the coding sequence ATGGCACGCTCTGATCTGTTACTAAGTTTAGTTCGCGCTGGGGCTACCGGAAATGAGATGTTATTCCGCAAAACTGTAGAAGCAATGGCTGCCGAGGAGCGAGCGAAACAACATCATATCCTGGCAGATCGATTGCTTGAGAACATGCGCACTCCTTCTAATGGTCATTTGCAAACAAAACAGCATCTCTCAGATGAACGCTTGCAAAACTTGTTTTATGAAATAACTCCCCGCCGTAGCTTACGGGATTTAATTCTTCCTGAGCATGTACTTAATGCATGTAAGGAGTTAATAGAAGAGCAGCATCGAATGGAGTTATTGCGTACCTATAATTTAGAACCGCGTCATCGGCTGCTTCTGGTAGGACCTCCTGGAAATGGGAAAACAGCATTGGCCGAGGCGCTGGCAGAAGCGTTGATGGTGCCTTTAATACAGGTCCGATATGAGGGAGTAATCGGAAGTTATCTGGGTGAAACGTCGCAACGGTTAAAACGGTTGTTTGAATATATTAGAAACCGCCGTTGCCTTGTCTTTTTCGATGAGTTTGATGCCATTGGGAAAGAGCGAGGTGATAATCACGAAACTGGTGAGATTAAGCGTGTTGTTAGCACCTTGCTGATGCAAATCGACGATTTGCCGAGCCATGTCGTGGTAGTGACAGCAACCAACCACGCTGAACTACTAGATCGCGCCGTATGGCGCAGGTTTCAGCTACGTTTGTCACTTCCCACCCCAACCAGAAAAGCGTTGGAGGAGTGGTTCCAACGTTTTGAAGCGCGCATGGGCAAGCCATTAGGTTTTGCTCCGAGGACCTTGGCAGAAAAATTAAGGGGCTTAAGTTTTGCAGAAGTTGAAGAATTTTGTGCCGATGTGCAACGCCGATATGTATTATCGCTGCCGCAAGCAGACATGAAGTCCATCATCGCTGAACGCCTGAAACAATGGAAGTCGAGGTATTGCCCATCCGCCGACGAAATAGGAGCGATGGAGGATGGAGACAAGGCGACCGCTGCTGATTTTTCCCAATCCGGAACAGGCCAACCGAGATAA
- a CDS encoding Wadjet anti-phage system protein JetD domain-containing protein has protein sequence MAKEKTLSLTQNPGRSGEKSGPESSRYQRKILSLLLKKYENSQAFRTGVPSKQRPRFAMVDCDDASLARDYFDEMNHRKREEIHLALEELASEGIVAIAWPRFKQGIEVDKVYLNYEAVDKAYRLAGLTPKGDQLTALRDTLRPLQDHPWEWVRRWWAETDEALAARKTARLDIDDRSGYQELVQVLEALPAVEDSVPKRLFSQSVLGDSKAFEQRVEKRLLPLLKRYLDEACDRDEEYLQAVGLLNHPQLVLLAGPIVLQLAQGGQVSADVPGGLGVSGQTVKDICGLIIDAPRLITVENLTSYHELVQQAQKAGKRAVIIYTGGFPNREIQRLLRRIGEEITQIDAQPGKIECYHWGDMDAGGIAIFEFLQSRFFPALQPMLMDGCAYLRHVDKGIAFSGEYGEKLRRLQREPRYERWCPLIEKMLACGKWLEQEAIPVSEAEVHI, from the coding sequence ATGGCGAAGGAGAAGACCCTGTCTTTGACCCAAAACCCCGGAAGGTCCGGCGAGAAGAGCGGTCCGGAAAGCAGCAGGTATCAGCGCAAGATACTCTCTTTGCTCTTGAAGAAGTATGAAAACAGCCAGGCCTTCCGGACCGGTGTTCCGAGCAAGCAACGGCCCCGGTTCGCCATGGTCGACTGTGATGATGCGTCGCTTGCCCGCGACTACTTTGACGAGATGAATCACCGCAAGCGGGAGGAGATTCATCTTGCCCTGGAGGAACTGGCGTCGGAAGGGATCGTCGCTATCGCTTGGCCTCGTTTCAAGCAAGGCATCGAGGTGGACAAGGTCTACTTGAATTACGAGGCTGTGGACAAGGCATACCGGTTGGCCGGCCTGACGCCGAAGGGGGATCAACTGACGGCGCTCCGCGACACGTTGCGGCCGTTGCAGGACCACCCCTGGGAGTGGGTACGCCGCTGGTGGGCGGAGACGGATGAAGCCCTGGCCGCTCGCAAGACGGCGCGCCTGGATATCGACGACCGGTCCGGCTATCAAGAACTGGTGCAGGTGCTCGAAGCGTTGCCTGCGGTGGAAGACAGCGTCCCAAAGCGATTGTTCAGCCAGTCGGTGCTGGGCGATTCGAAGGCCTTTGAACAGCGGGTCGAAAAGCGACTGCTGCCGTTGTTGAAGCGGTATCTGGATGAGGCCTGCGATAGGGACGAGGAATACCTGCAGGCGGTAGGGCTGCTCAACCATCCCCAGCTGGTTTTGCTGGCGGGGCCGATTGTGCTGCAGTTGGCTCAGGGCGGTCAGGTTTCTGCCGATGTGCCCGGAGGACTGGGCGTGAGCGGGCAAACGGTGAAGGATATCTGCGGTCTGATCATCGATGCGCCGCGCCTCATCACTGTGGAGAACCTGACGAGTTACCATGAGTTGGTGCAGCAGGCGCAAAAAGCGGGGAAGCGCGCCGTGATCATCTATACGGGCGGTTTTCCGAACCGGGAGATCCAGCGGTTGCTGCGTCGTATCGGCGAGGAGATCACTCAAATCGATGCGCAGCCTGGAAAAATCGAGTGCTATCATTGGGGGGACATGGACGCCGGGGGGATTGCGATTTTTGAGTTCTTACAGTCCCGCTTCTTTCCGGCGCTTCAGCCCATGCTGATGGATGGATGCGCCTATTTGCGCCATGTCGATAAAGGCATCGCTTTCTCAGGGGAATATGGCGAGAAGCTGCGGCGGTTGCAACGGGAACCGCGTTATGAGCGATGGTGTCCCTTGATTGAAAAAATGCTCGCTTGCGGAAAGTGGTTGGAACAAGAGGCGATTCCGGTTTCTGAAGCGGAGGTACATATATAA
- a CDS encoding ATP-binding protein, producing the protein MKWLKRLRLINWHYFQDETLEFGPQTLISGRNSAGKSTIIDALQVLFVANQKQIKFNSAAHDEAKRSLISYLRGKIGSDDQKFVRDGDFTTYILSEFYDESKKERFVVGVVMDVFRDNNIDEEYFILAGVGIDNLDLIHPGGQKGQLRNREQFRRWCSGLKGRVVFERNKSAYQEAFLARVGHVSKRFISIFTKALSFRPIQDVREFVYDYVLDKKALQLDVMRENFEIHERYRRELDDLLKRKNQLERIVAQFENYAKLRDIVDTQEYVIRRLQHAQQAESLEKVEREITLLQEEIVRLEADLRLNDAQLAEAQNRVLVAYQNWQEHGVHKKEQELKEEIRNTNREIREKSQLLEALKDFLRREIVLLEDLARWDGDEHWQWAPEVGERERLQETIDLLASLPPQSLSEAEAQEEAFRDAGLFLSDLHSRFTKALGRIEDRLKALDGERDELQRQINDLEKKKQRVYEKEVLNLKALLEERLGDRSPVWIFCEEMEIDEKDEEWRNAVEGYLNRQRFDLLVRPEVFAEALSIYEQEKRRHAVEGVGLVDTEKEARYRGSAQAGSLAMVLKTDNPIIQARIDHLLGRVMQAENEQDLRRHAMAVTRSCMSYHNLVARQIPEKRYAVPYIGARAILRQLEIKRQELAQLEEKRTALAKRKAAVEGWTRNLAERASQYARMAPDLALPARIASLEQHREEKQGELARLDKREVERLKEEYDFWRKRQDELTDEGKERNGKKTLKDNRLKECFDEQQVLQNRVREAEEHWRAWNLSYPAELLPRAEERWREAERSGQATATKLLNLITNQKGNANKRDQEFQMLRDYRKDYNKEYNYNADVEGRDNGEYQPLLTEIASVDIPAYQAKLQEALAQSEEEFKSHFIFKMREAIHSAKREFGELNHALRHFPFSEDHYRFEIKASERYKRFYDVIMDPNVGERGSLFDLDQEDKAAVLHELFERLIRGDAGDQEEFTDYRRYLDFDIAVESRGNRYMFSQVLREKSGGETQTPFYITILASFYQLYGSNKTMRLVVFDEAFNKMDEERIQTSLRLIKRLNLQLIAAVPDEKMQHMAPEVTTTLIVHRDGYTCFVDLIDKAEAIGGGEEFADERRGAAAVGRSTSMRELLRDERGTKSSKEGAQSAQGGERNRLSEERVEGNGEGEDPVFDPKPRKVRREERSGKQQVSAQDTLFALEEV; encoded by the coding sequence ATGAAGTGGCTGAAACGCCTGCGCTTGATTAACTGGCACTACTTCCAGGACGAGACGCTGGAATTCGGCCCTCAGACGCTGATTTCCGGGCGGAACAGCGCCGGCAAGTCGACGATCATCGATGCTCTACAGGTCCTTTTTGTGGCCAACCAGAAGCAGATTAAGTTCAATTCGGCCGCCCATGACGAGGCGAAGCGGAGCTTGATCAGCTACCTGCGGGGAAAGATCGGCAGCGACGATCAGAAGTTTGTCCGCGATGGCGATTTTACGACCTACATCCTCAGCGAGTTTTACGACGAGTCGAAAAAGGAGCGCTTCGTCGTCGGTGTCGTCATGGATGTTTTTCGCGACAACAACATTGATGAAGAGTACTTCATCCTGGCTGGGGTGGGGATCGACAACTTGGATCTGATCCATCCCGGCGGGCAGAAAGGCCAGCTGCGAAACCGGGAGCAGTTTCGCCGTTGGTGCAGCGGATTGAAGGGCCGCGTCGTCTTTGAGCGCAACAAGAGCGCCTACCAGGAAGCCTTTTTGGCCCGTGTCGGCCATGTGAGCAAGCGCTTCATTTCGATTTTTACCAAAGCCCTCTCCTTTCGGCCGATTCAGGACGTCCGGGAATTCGTCTACGACTATGTGCTCGATAAAAAAGCGCTGCAGTTGGATGTGATGCGGGAAAACTTCGAGATTCACGAGCGGTACCGGCGGGAATTGGATGACCTCTTGAAACGGAAGAATCAACTTGAAAGGATTGTCGCCCAGTTCGAGAACTATGCCAAACTGCGCGATATCGTCGATACACAGGAGTATGTGATCCGGCGGCTTCAGCATGCCCAGCAGGCTGAGAGCCTGGAGAAGGTGGAGCGGGAGATCACCCTGTTGCAGGAGGAGATCGTCCGCCTGGAGGCGGACCTGCGCTTGAATGATGCCCAACTGGCGGAAGCCCAGAACCGAGTGCTCGTGGCCTATCAGAACTGGCAGGAGCATGGCGTTCACAAAAAGGAGCAGGAGCTCAAAGAAGAGATCAGAAACACGAACCGGGAGATCCGCGAGAAGAGCCAACTGTTGGAGGCGCTGAAGGATTTTCTCCGGCGGGAGATCGTACTTTTGGAGGATCTCGCGCGGTGGGACGGCGACGAGCACTGGCAATGGGCACCTGAGGTGGGAGAGCGGGAGCGCCTGCAGGAGACGATCGATCTTCTGGCGTCCCTGCCGCCCCAGTCGTTGAGCGAGGCCGAAGCGCAGGAAGAGGCCTTCCGGGACGCGGGCCTGTTTTTGTCTGATCTGCACAGCCGCTTCACGAAAGCCTTGGGCCGTATTGAGGACCGGCTCAAGGCGCTGGACGGCGAGCGGGATGAATTGCAGCGGCAGATCAACGATCTTGAGAAAAAGAAGCAGCGGGTCTACGAAAAAGAGGTGCTGAACTTAAAGGCCTTGCTGGAGGAGCGGCTTGGGGACCGTTCCCCTGTTTGGATCTTCTGCGAAGAGATGGAGATCGACGAAAAGGACGAGGAATGGCGCAACGCCGTGGAAGGCTATCTGAACAGGCAGCGCTTCGACCTGCTGGTGCGGCCCGAGGTCTTTGCCGAGGCGCTCTCCATTTATGAGCAGGAAAAGCGCCGCCATGCCGTGGAGGGGGTCGGCCTTGTCGACACGGAGAAGGAGGCCCGCTATCGCGGCAGCGCTCAGGCGGGGTCGCTGGCCATGGTGCTGAAGACGGACAACCCGATCATCCAGGCGCGCATCGATCACCTCTTGGGGCGCGTCATGCAAGCCGAGAACGAGCAGGACCTGCGCCGCCACGCGATGGCGGTGACGCGGAGTTGCATGTCCTACCACAACCTGGTGGCGCGCCAGATCCCGGAGAAACGCTATGCCGTCCCTTATATCGGCGCCCGGGCCATCCTGCGGCAGCTGGAGATCAAGCGGCAGGAACTGGCCCAGTTGGAGGAAAAGCGAACGGCCCTGGCAAAGCGCAAGGCCGCCGTCGAAGGCTGGACGAGGAACCTGGCCGAACGGGCCTCGCAGTATGCGCGGATGGCGCCCGATCTGGCGCTGCCAGCCCGAATCGCATCGCTGGAACAGCACCGCGAGGAAAAGCAGGGCGAACTGGCGCGTTTGGACAAGCGCGAAGTGGAGCGGTTGAAGGAAGAATACGATTTTTGGCGGAAACGGCAGGACGAGTTGACTGATGAGGGCAAGGAACGAAACGGGAAAAAGACGTTGAAAGACAACCGGCTGAAGGAGTGTTTTGACGAACAACAGGTCCTGCAAAACCGGGTGCGCGAGGCTGAGGAACACTGGCGGGCCTGGAACCTGTCCTATCCGGCCGAATTGCTGCCCCGGGCGGAGGAGCGCTGGCGGGAGGCGGAACGGTCGGGACAAGCCACGGCGACGAAGTTATTGAATCTGATCACCAATCAGAAGGGGAACGCCAATAAACGGGATCAGGAGTTTCAAATGCTGCGGGACTACCGCAAGGATTACAACAAGGAGTACAACTACAACGCCGATGTGGAAGGCCGGGACAACGGGGAGTACCAGCCGCTGCTGACAGAGATCGCATCGGTAGACATTCCCGCCTACCAGGCGAAGTTGCAGGAGGCGCTGGCTCAGTCGGAGGAAGAGTTCAAATCCCATTTTATCTTCAAGATGCGCGAGGCCATCCATTCAGCCAAGCGGGAGTTCGGCGAGTTAAACCATGCTTTGCGGCATTTTCCCTTCTCAGAAGACCATTACCGCTTCGAGATCAAAGCGAGTGAACGGTACAAGCGCTTCTACGATGTGATCATGGACCCGAATGTGGGAGAACGAGGCTCCCTCTTCGATCTGGACCAGGAGGACAAGGCAGCGGTGCTGCATGAACTCTTTGAACGCTTGATCCGGGGTGATGCGGGCGATCAGGAGGAGTTCACCGATTACCGGCGCTACCTCGACTTCGACATCGCCGTGGAAAGCCGGGGCAATCGCTATATGTTTTCGCAGGTGTTGCGGGAAAAATCAGGCGGCGAGACGCAGACGCCTTTTTATATCACCATCCTGGCGTCTTTTTACCAACTGTACGGTTCGAACAAGACGATGCGGCTGGTCGTCTTCGACGAGGCTTTCAACAAGATGGACGAGGAGCGGATCCAGACGAGCCTGCGGCTGATTAAGCGGCTCAATCTGCAGTTGATCGCTGCTGTGCCCGATGAGAAGATGCAGCACATGGCGCCCGAAGTGACGACGACGCTGATCGTGCACCGCGACGGCTATACCTGTTTTGTCGATCTGATTGATAAGGCGGAGGCGATCGGGGGCGGGGAGGAATTTGCCGATGAACGCAGAGGGGCGGCGGCGGTCGGTCGATCGACAAGCATGCGGGAGCTGCTACGTGATGAGCGGGGGACAAAGAGCAGCAAAGAAGGAGCGCAAAGCGCGCAGGGCGGCGAAAGGAATCGACTGAGCGAGGAGCGAGTAGAAGGAAATGGCGAAGGAGAAGACCCTGTCTTTGACCCAAAACCCCGGAAGGTCCGGCGAGAAGAGCGGTCCGGAAAGCAGCAGGTATCAGCGCAAGATACTCTCTTTGCTCTTGAAGAAGTATGA
- a CDS encoding DUF4194 domain-containing protein — MFDTLGDQDRERLRDVINRLMAVNFLLKALERERYALARRLRPQLEEFFKFLGWEITFDERHECIAVASPEGMHRRPLSREESIWLLLLRLIYQEKRQSLSLSEYPTTTLNEIRAKYETFRLPLFTKSRLVDLVRLGVHYKLMDALDEDVRADNCRFRLFHSLQHAIDGEVLETLHGKIMRYEISGEEGMFDEVAETPALD; from the coding sequence GTGTTTGATACCCTGGGCGATCAGGACCGGGAGCGGTTAAGAGACGTGATCAACCGGCTGATGGCCGTGAACTTTTTGCTAAAAGCGTTGGAACGGGAGCGCTATGCCCTGGCCCGGCGGCTCCGTCCCCAACTGGAGGAGTTCTTCAAGTTTCTCGGCTGGGAGATCACCTTTGATGAGCGCCATGAATGCATCGCAGTGGCGTCGCCCGAAGGGATGCACCGCCGTCCTTTAAGTAGAGAGGAAAGCATTTGGCTGCTCCTGTTGCGGCTGATCTATCAGGAAAAGCGGCAGAGCCTGTCGTTGAGTGAATACCCGACGACCACCCTTAACGAGATCCGCGCCAAATATGAAACGTTCCGGTTGCCTCTGTTCACCAAGTCGCGACTAGTCGACCTGGTCCGCCTGGGCGTCCATTATAAGTTGATGGATGCGCTCGACGAGGATGTCCGTGCCGACAACTGCCGTTTCCGCCTGTTCCACAGCCTGCAGCATGCCATTGACGGCGAGGTTTTGGAAACGCTGCACGGCAAGATCATGCGTTATGAGATCAGCGGGGAGGAGGGGATGTTCGATGAAGTGGCTGAAACGCCTGCGCTTGATTAA
- a CDS encoding Wadjet anti-phage system protein JetA family protein, translated as MKLFDILPDKFFLLFSGKNRPIFAEAVFLVYQQYQITRFGIAMDVLRDLMQELVESQEEQGFVFDVEEEQEAPGGQAPFDDDMFRMKANAILRRLDRLGWIQIETRENFRQYVVLPFYTSRILAVLKEICEERVVEYQRFAFLTYQLLTGEEIKHRPGLAVLEAEKITQQFQEELNILVNNIKHHMEQVAQKSSISDVLNHHFDEYKAKIVDRSYHRLKTSDHVSRYRQRILETVQQSLWDKDWFERAIEDGLRSEFFSDREEGEQRLRGALLFIEEAYRGLDDVFYQIDLRHNQYLRASYDRARYLSQHSHGMDQQLAGLLEWLGKEADDAAAEAALSRLFRLLRLRHLTEDSLFTPRRKRAPHQPEARVIVEIPEELKRELREKDLARMRRAITRDKVKAFVLEHMGARKEIGIEELAPTTVEEFLYLVYTYLYGYDGKAGYRLIRGKENRVIEMGDYRFYDRRVIR; from the coding sequence ATGAAACTCTTCGACATCCTCCCGGACAAGTTCTTCCTACTCTTTTCGGGCAAGAACAGGCCGATCTTTGCTGAAGCGGTGTTCCTCGTCTACCAGCAGTATCAGATCACCCGCTTTGGCATCGCCATGGATGTGCTCCGCGATCTGATGCAGGAGTTGGTCGAGAGCCAGGAAGAGCAGGGGTTTGTCTTCGACGTAGAAGAGGAGCAGGAAGCGCCGGGAGGGCAGGCTCCCTTTGATGACGATATGTTTCGGATGAAGGCCAACGCTATCCTGCGGCGGTTAGACCGGTTGGGATGGATCCAGATAGAGACGCGCGAGAATTTCCGACAGTACGTGGTCCTGCCCTTTTACACGAGCCGCATCCTGGCGGTGCTGAAAGAAATCTGCGAGGAGCGTGTCGTCGAGTATCAGCGGTTCGCTTTTCTCACCTATCAACTGCTGACGGGGGAGGAGATCAAGCATCGCCCGGGGCTGGCTGTTTTGGAAGCAGAGAAGATTACCCAACAGTTTCAAGAGGAATTGAACATCCTCGTCAACAATATAAAGCACCACATGGAGCAGGTGGCCCAGAAGTCCTCCATCAGCGATGTGCTCAATCACCACTTTGATGAGTACAAGGCGAAGATCGTCGACCGCAGCTATCACCGGCTGAAGACGTCCGATCATGTGTCCCGCTATCGGCAACGCATTTTGGAGACGGTGCAGCAGTCTCTCTGGGATAAGGATTGGTTCGAACGGGCTATTGAAGACGGGCTGCGCAGCGAGTTTTTCTCTGACCGGGAAGAGGGGGAACAGCGCCTGCGGGGGGCGTTGCTTTTCATTGAGGAAGCCTACCGGGGGCTGGACGATGTCTTCTACCAGATCGACCTGCGCCATAACCAATACCTGCGCGCTTCTTATGACCGGGCGCGCTACTTGAGTCAGCACAGCCACGGGATGGACCAGCAGTTGGCCGGGCTGTTGGAGTGGCTGGGAAAAGAGGCGGATGACGCTGCGGCAGAGGCGGCCCTTTCGCGGCTCTTTCGCCTGCTGCGCCTTCGTCATTTGACAGAGGATTCCCTGTTCACGCCGCGGAGAAAGCGCGCGCCTCATCAGCCGGAGGCGCGGGTCATTGTCGAAATCCCGGAAGAGTTGAAACGGGAGTTGCGCGAGAAGGACTTGGCGCGCATGCGCCGGGCGATCACCCGCGACAAGGTGAAAGCCTTCGTCTTGGAGCACATGGGCGCGCGCAAGGAGATCGGTATTGAGGAACTGGCGCCGACAACGGTCGAGGAATTTCTGTATCTCGTCTACACGTACCTGTACGGCTATGATGGAAAGGCCGGTTACCGGCTCATCCGGGGGAAGGAAAACCGGGTGATCGAGATGGGCGACTACCGTTTTTATGACCGGCGCGTGATCCGGTGA